One region of Elusimicrobiota bacterium genomic DNA includes:
- a CDS encoding glycosyltransferase, whose amino-acid sequence MKFSVVIAAVNEGVQIASSLKRLRQVSTSSALEIIVVDGGSDDGTAKLAAPWADQVVSQEKPNRGLQLDAGAKIATGDLLFFLRADSQPPENWQQALEHFWLSPHPRKVAATAFRVDYGSRRTLRWAAKLANAWAEARGLFSSEHGLCLTPEVYRASGGYPPLAFQEDHAFCKCLKKHGKMVLLKECLHPAARRLRRLGPLNSAASQAWLKLRYKLGASPESLWRSYNGL is encoded by the coding sequence GTGAAATTCTCGGTCGTCATCGCCGCGGTCAACGAAGGGGTCCAGATCGCCTCCTCCCTGAAAAGGCTGAGGCAGGTCTCGACCTCAAGCGCGCTTGAGATCATCGTGGTGGACGGGGGCTCCGATGACGGCACGGCCAAGCTCGCCGCTCCCTGGGCCGATCAGGTGGTGTCCCAGGAAAAGCCCAATCGCGGACTCCAGCTCGACGCGGGCGCGAAAATCGCGACCGGGGATCTCCTGTTTTTCCTGCGTGCCGACAGCCAGCCTCCTGAGAATTGGCAGCAGGCCCTCGAGCATTTTTGGCTGTCTCCACACCCGAGGAAGGTGGCCGCCACGGCCTTCCGAGTGGATTACGGCTCGCGCCGGACGCTCCGTTGGGCCGCGAAGCTCGCCAACGCCTGGGCCGAGGCCCGTGGGCTTTTCTCCAGCGAGCACGGCCTGTGCCTGACCCCGGAGGTTTACCGCGCCAGCGGAGGGTACCCTCCGCTGGCTTTCCAGGAAGACCACGCCTTCTGCAAGTGCCTGAAGAAGCACGGCAAGATGGTCCTTCTAAAGGAATGTTTGCATCCGGCCGCCCGGCGCCTGCGCCGCCTGGGTCCCCTCAATTCCGCGGCGAGCCAGGCCTGGCTCAAGCTGCGCTATAAGCTCGGGGCCTCGCCCGAGTCCCTCTGGCGCAGCTACAACGGGCTGTAG
- a CDS encoding DUF1015 domain-containing protein, which translates to MAEISPFRGLRFDPARTGLSRALCPPYDVIPAEEAARLRGELCNAIHLELPEGEGPEKYARAAVLWTKWKESGLLIQDPEPAFYASEERFSLNGRAHRRMGFLAALGVTPQAARFVIPHERTLSKPKTDRLNLLRSVRANISPIFGIFPDSSGSARRVLKRALEGKPIAQGVLAGVEYRLWRVDDPALVKSLQGVLASKNILIADGHHRYEVSRAYYEETRSAAASTVLAYLCPEEDAGLIMLPTHRVVSEPLAEGSLKLCRLIPCPSREVLLKKLARSPSPYAFGIADRGFNLAKPKSAGGCKSGLCVEWLGRNILGAITPDQIQYTPDPEKAEALAHGGKTAIFVKPAPISQVRKAVKAVGLLPPKSTYFFPKIATGLVFKSL; encoded by the coding sequence ATGGCGGAAATCAGCCCTTTTAGGGGGCTACGCTTCGATCCGGCGCGAACGGGGCTTTCCCGGGCCCTTTGCCCTCCCTACGACGTGATCCCGGCCGAGGAGGCCGCGCGTTTAAGGGGAGAGCTTTGCAACGCCATTCACCTCGAGCTTCCCGAGGGGGAAGGGCCGGAGAAATACGCCCGCGCCGCCGTTCTGTGGACGAAGTGGAAGGAGTCCGGCCTTCTCATCCAGGACCCGGAGCCGGCCTTTTACGCCAGTGAGGAGCGCTTCTCCTTGAACGGCCGGGCCCACCGCCGCATGGGATTTCTCGCGGCGCTCGGTGTTACGCCTCAGGCCGCCCGCTTCGTCATCCCCCACGAGAGGACCCTCTCAAAGCCCAAAACCGACCGCCTGAACCTGCTGAGGTCGGTGCGCGCCAATATCAGCCCCATTTTTGGGATTTTCCCCGACTCCAGCGGGAGCGCGCGCCGCGTTTTGAAGCGCGCCCTGGAGGGGAAACCCATCGCGCAAGGGGTTTTGGCTGGGGTGGAATATCGGCTCTGGCGCGTTGACGATCCCGCGCTGGTGAAGTCCCTGCAGGGAGTTCTGGCCTCGAAAAACATCCTCATCGCGGACGGTCATCACCGCTACGAGGTGAGCCGCGCCTATTACGAGGAGACCCGCTCCGCCGCAGCCTCGACGGTGCTGGCCTATCTTTGCCCCGAGGAGGATGCGGGCCTCATCATGCTGCCCACCCATCGCGTGGTCTCCGAGCCGCTGGCAGAGGGTTCTCTCAAGCTCTGCCGGTTGATTCCGTGCCCCTCCCGGGAAGTCCTGCTTAAGAAGCTGGCGCGCTCACCCAGCCCCTACGCCTTCGGGATCGCCGATAGGGGCTTTAACTTAGCCAAGCCCAAGAGCGCCGGCGGCTGCAAAAGCGGGCTTTGCGTGGAGTGGTTGGGGCGCAATATTTTGGGGGCGATCACGCCGGACCAAATTCAATATACTCCGGATCCGGAGAAGGCCGAGGCCTTGGCCCATGGCGGCAAGACGGCGATTTTCGTGAAGCCAGCCCCGATCTCGCAAGTCCGCAAGGCCGTCAAGGCCGTGGGGCTTCTGCCTCCCAAATCCACCTACTTCTTTCCGAAGATTGCGACAGGGCTCGTCTTCAAAAGCCTGTGA